From one Triticum urartu cultivar G1812 chromosome 3, Tu2.1, whole genome shotgun sequence genomic stretch:
- the LOC125545618 gene encoding ribosomal lysine N-methyltransferase 3 isoform X1: MDVATASRLRAFESWMREHGVVCSDALRLDASEAGGVYVRALAALREGDVVATIPRRACLTQRTSGAAAAIKDAQLGGTLALAVAVMYERARGADSPWHDYLRLIPDCEPVPLVWPEDEAARLLAGTELDKQISRQTVKQDREFLCEDWKECIEPLISSGELGVKPDDLSLEKYFAAKSLLSSRSFRIDKYHGSGMVPLADLFNHKTDGEHVHFTKSDDSDSDEEEDGDDQSNADSDEEEDGDDQSNADSGEEGDVDQSNIDLVEEKDDDDQSNASADEPSTVENSTAKPSGEGYNDEDLEMIIVRDANPGDEVYNTYGTMGNAALLHRYGFTELDNPYDIVNIDLTLVTKWCSSKYSHRYAKARVSLWHKLGYSGCTSEDAEYFEISYDGEPQLELLILLYIIFLEPEVYDKLVCVAEDLVGDDDQHDEQDTIDSFAKVVEVTRPAKNGVEKLPDVKKLLQSESIGSALASIADNRESLYGSSTLKDDEEKLRTCSPVSERNIYHSLVLRVSERKILGRLRKHACSWPKTKKRKHT; encoded by the exons atggacgTCGCCACCGCAAG CCGCCTCCGCGCCTTCGAGAGCTGGATGCGGGAGCACGGCGTCGTCTGCAGCGACGCGCTCCGCCTCGACGCCAGCGAGGCCGGCGGCGTCTACGTGCGCGCGCTCGCCGCGCTCCGGGAGGGCGACGTCGTTGCTACCATCCCGCGCCGCGCGTGCCTGACGCAGCGCACGTCCGGGGCCGCGGCGGCCATCAAGGACGCGCAGCTCGGCGGCACGCTCGCTCTCGCCGTCGCCGTCATGTACGAGCGCGCGCGGGGCGCCGACTCTCCGTGGCACGACTACCTCCGCCTGATCCCGGACTGCGAGCCCGTGCCGCTCGTCTGGCCCGAGGACGAGGCCGCGCGCCTCCTCGCCGGCACCGAGCTCGATAAG CAAATTTCTAGGCAGACAGTGAAGCAAGACAGGGAATTCCTTTGTGAGGATTGGAAAGAATGTATTGAGCCACTCATTTCTTCTGGAGAATTGGGGGTCAAGCCAGATGATCTTAGCCTGGAGAAATATTTTGCTGCTAAAAGTCTTCTTTCATCAAGGTCCTTCCGTATAGATAAATATCATGGTTCTGGAATGGTTCCCCTGGCTGACCT CTTTAATCACAAGACTGATGGTGAACATGTCCACTTCACTAAGTCAGACGACTCAGACtcagacgaagaagaagatggtgATGATCAAAGTAATGCAGACtcagacgaagaagaagatggtgATGATCAAAGTAATGCAGACTCAGGTGAAGAAGGTGACGTTGATCAAAGCAATATAGACTTAGTTGAAGAAAAAGATGACGATGATCAAAGCAATGCTTCTGCTGATGAACCGTCAACTGTTGAAAATTCCACCGCCAAACCTTCAG GTGAAGGATATAACGATGAAGATTTGGAAATGATTATTGTCAGAGATGCCAATCCAGGGGATGAG GTTTATAATACGTATGGTACCATGGGAAATGCTGCTTTGCTTCATCGGTATGGTTTTACAGAACTTGACAACCCATACGACATTGTCAACATCGATTTAACACTGGTCACCAAGTGGTGCTCGTCCAAGTACTCCCATCGATATGCAAAAGCAAGGGTATCACTATGGCATAAGCTAGGCTATTCAGGCTGCACCAGCGAAGATGCCGAGTACTTTGAGATCTCATACGATGGAGAGCCCCAGCTTGAACTTCTGATCCTCCTTTACATCATCTTCTTGGAGCCTGAAGTTTATGACAAGTTGGTCTGCGTAGCTGAGGATCTGGTTGGTGATGATGACCAGCACGATGAGCAGGATACCATTGACAGTTTTGCTAAGGTTGTCGAAGTAACAAGACCCGCCAAAAATGGGGTTGAAAAACTGCCTGATGTGAAGAAGCTACTGCAAAGTGAGAGCATTGGCTCTGCACTTGCATCCATTGCTGACAACCGGGAGAGCCTCTATGGTTCCAGCACTTTAAAAGATGACGAGGAGAAGCTCCGAACATGCTCTCCCGTCAGCGAAAGGAACATTTACCATTCTCTGGTGTTGCGTGTGAGTGAGAGGAAGATACTTGGCAGATTGAGGAAACATGCCTGTAGTTGGCCAAAGACCAAGAAGAGGAAGCATACCTAG
- the LOC125545618 gene encoding N-lysine methyltransferase SETD6 isoform X2, translating into MDVATASRLRAFESWMREHGVVCSDALRLDASEAGGVYVRALAALREGDVVATIPRRACLTQRTSGAAAAIKDAQLGGTLALAVAVMYERARGADSPWHDYLRLIPDCEPVPLVWPEDEAARLLAGTELDKTVKQDREFLCEDWKECIEPLISSGELGVKPDDLSLEKYFAAKSLLSSRSFRIDKYHGSGMVPLADLFNHKTDGEHVHFTKSDDSDSDEEEDGDDQSNADSDEEEDGDDQSNADSGEEGDVDQSNIDLVEEKDDDDQSNASADEPSTVENSTAKPSGEGYNDEDLEMIIVRDANPGDEVYNTYGTMGNAALLHRYGFTELDNPYDIVNIDLTLVTKWCSSKYSHRYAKARVSLWHKLGYSGCTSEDAEYFEISYDGEPQLELLILLYIIFLEPEVYDKLVCVAEDLVGDDDQHDEQDTIDSFAKVVEVTRPAKNGVEKLPDVKKLLQSESIGSALASIADNRESLYGSSTLKDDEEKLRTCSPVSERNIYHSLVLRVSERKILGRLRKHACSWPKTKKRKHT; encoded by the exons atggacgTCGCCACCGCAAG CCGCCTCCGCGCCTTCGAGAGCTGGATGCGGGAGCACGGCGTCGTCTGCAGCGACGCGCTCCGCCTCGACGCCAGCGAGGCCGGCGGCGTCTACGTGCGCGCGCTCGCCGCGCTCCGGGAGGGCGACGTCGTTGCTACCATCCCGCGCCGCGCGTGCCTGACGCAGCGCACGTCCGGGGCCGCGGCGGCCATCAAGGACGCGCAGCTCGGCGGCACGCTCGCTCTCGCCGTCGCCGTCATGTACGAGCGCGCGCGGGGCGCCGACTCTCCGTGGCACGACTACCTCCGCCTGATCCCGGACTGCGAGCCCGTGCCGCTCGTCTGGCCCGAGGACGAGGCCGCGCGCCTCCTCGCCGGCACCGAGCTCGATAAG ACAGTGAAGCAAGACAGGGAATTCCTTTGTGAGGATTGGAAAGAATGTATTGAGCCACTCATTTCTTCTGGAGAATTGGGGGTCAAGCCAGATGATCTTAGCCTGGAGAAATATTTTGCTGCTAAAAGTCTTCTTTCATCAAGGTCCTTCCGTATAGATAAATATCATGGTTCTGGAATGGTTCCCCTGGCTGACCT CTTTAATCACAAGACTGATGGTGAACATGTCCACTTCACTAAGTCAGACGACTCAGACtcagacgaagaagaagatggtgATGATCAAAGTAATGCAGACtcagacgaagaagaagatggtgATGATCAAAGTAATGCAGACTCAGGTGAAGAAGGTGACGTTGATCAAAGCAATATAGACTTAGTTGAAGAAAAAGATGACGATGATCAAAGCAATGCTTCTGCTGATGAACCGTCAACTGTTGAAAATTCCACCGCCAAACCTTCAG GTGAAGGATATAACGATGAAGATTTGGAAATGATTATTGTCAGAGATGCCAATCCAGGGGATGAG GTTTATAATACGTATGGTACCATGGGAAATGCTGCTTTGCTTCATCGGTATGGTTTTACAGAACTTGACAACCCATACGACATTGTCAACATCGATTTAACACTGGTCACCAAGTGGTGCTCGTCCAAGTACTCCCATCGATATGCAAAAGCAAGGGTATCACTATGGCATAAGCTAGGCTATTCAGGCTGCACCAGCGAAGATGCCGAGTACTTTGAGATCTCATACGATGGAGAGCCCCAGCTTGAACTTCTGATCCTCCTTTACATCATCTTCTTGGAGCCTGAAGTTTATGACAAGTTGGTCTGCGTAGCTGAGGATCTGGTTGGTGATGATGACCAGCACGATGAGCAGGATACCATTGACAGTTTTGCTAAGGTTGTCGAAGTAACAAGACCCGCCAAAAATGGGGTTGAAAAACTGCCTGATGTGAAGAAGCTACTGCAAAGTGAGAGCATTGGCTCTGCACTTGCATCCATTGCTGACAACCGGGAGAGCCTCTATGGTTCCAGCACTTTAAAAGATGACGAGGAGAAGCTCCGAACATGCTCTCCCGTCAGCGAAAGGAACATTTACCATTCTCTGGTGTTGCGTGTGAGTGAGAGGAAGATACTTGGCAGATTGAGGAAACATGCCTGTAGTTGGCCAAAGACCAAGAAGAGGAAGCATACCTAG
- the LOC125545618 gene encoding ribosomal lysine N-methyltransferase 3 isoform X3, which yields MDVATASRLRAFESWMREHGVVCSDALRLDASEAGGVYVRALAALREGDVVATIPRRACLTQRTSGAAAAIKDAQLGGTLALAVAVMYERARGADSPWHDYLRLIPDCEPVPLVWPEDEAARLLAGTELDKQISRQTVKQDREFLCEDWKECIEPLISSGELGVKPDDLSLEKYFAAKSLLSSRSFRIDKYHGSGMVPLADLFNHKTDGEHVHFTKSDDSDSDEEEDGDDQSNADSGEEGDVDQSNIDLVEEKDDDDQSNASADEPSTVENSTAKPSGEGYNDEDLEMIIVRDANPGDEVYNTYGTMGNAALLHRYGFTELDNPYDIVNIDLTLVTKWCSSKYSHRYAKARVSLWHKLGYSGCTSEDAEYFEISYDGEPQLELLILLYIIFLEPEVYDKLVCVAEDLVGDDDQHDEQDTIDSFAKVVEVTRPAKNGVEKLPDVKKLLQSESIGSALASIADNRESLYGSSTLKDDEEKLRTCSPVSERNIYHSLVLRVSERKILGRLRKHACSWPKTKKRKHT from the exons atggacgTCGCCACCGCAAG CCGCCTCCGCGCCTTCGAGAGCTGGATGCGGGAGCACGGCGTCGTCTGCAGCGACGCGCTCCGCCTCGACGCCAGCGAGGCCGGCGGCGTCTACGTGCGCGCGCTCGCCGCGCTCCGGGAGGGCGACGTCGTTGCTACCATCCCGCGCCGCGCGTGCCTGACGCAGCGCACGTCCGGGGCCGCGGCGGCCATCAAGGACGCGCAGCTCGGCGGCACGCTCGCTCTCGCCGTCGCCGTCATGTACGAGCGCGCGCGGGGCGCCGACTCTCCGTGGCACGACTACCTCCGCCTGATCCCGGACTGCGAGCCCGTGCCGCTCGTCTGGCCCGAGGACGAGGCCGCGCGCCTCCTCGCCGGCACCGAGCTCGATAAG CAAATTTCTAGGCAGACAGTGAAGCAAGACAGGGAATTCCTTTGTGAGGATTGGAAAGAATGTATTGAGCCACTCATTTCTTCTGGAGAATTGGGGGTCAAGCCAGATGATCTTAGCCTGGAGAAATATTTTGCTGCTAAAAGTCTTCTTTCATCAAGGTCCTTCCGTATAGATAAATATCATGGTTCTGGAATGGTTCCCCTGGCTGACCT CTTTAATCACAAGACTGATGGTGAACATGTCCACTTCACTAAGTCAGACGACTCAGACtcagacgaagaagaagatg gtgATGATCAAAGTAATGCAGACTCAGGTGAAGAAGGTGACGTTGATCAAAGCAATATAGACTTAGTTGAAGAAAAAGATGACGATGATCAAAGCAATGCTTCTGCTGATGAACCGTCAACTGTTGAAAATTCCACCGCCAAACCTTCAG GTGAAGGATATAACGATGAAGATTTGGAAATGATTATTGTCAGAGATGCCAATCCAGGGGATGAG GTTTATAATACGTATGGTACCATGGGAAATGCTGCTTTGCTTCATCGGTATGGTTTTACAGAACTTGACAACCCATACGACATTGTCAACATCGATTTAACACTGGTCACCAAGTGGTGCTCGTCCAAGTACTCCCATCGATATGCAAAAGCAAGGGTATCACTATGGCATAAGCTAGGCTATTCAGGCTGCACCAGCGAAGATGCCGAGTACTTTGAGATCTCATACGATGGAGAGCCCCAGCTTGAACTTCTGATCCTCCTTTACATCATCTTCTTGGAGCCTGAAGTTTATGACAAGTTGGTCTGCGTAGCTGAGGATCTGGTTGGTGATGATGACCAGCACGATGAGCAGGATACCATTGACAGTTTTGCTAAGGTTGTCGAAGTAACAAGACCCGCCAAAAATGGGGTTGAAAAACTGCCTGATGTGAAGAAGCTACTGCAAAGTGAGAGCATTGGCTCTGCACTTGCATCCATTGCTGACAACCGGGAGAGCCTCTATGGTTCCAGCACTTTAAAAGATGACGAGGAGAAGCTCCGAACATGCTCTCCCGTCAGCGAAAGGAACATTTACCATTCTCTGGTGTTGCGTGTGAGTGAGAGGAAGATACTTGGCAGATTGAGGAAACATGCCTGTAGTTGGCCAAAGACCAAGAAGAGGAAGCATACCTAG